From Passer domesticus isolate bPasDom1 chromosome 20, bPasDom1.hap1, whole genome shotgun sequence, one genomic window encodes:
- the LOC135284238 gene encoding Golgi apparatus membrane protein TVP23 homolog B-like isoform X2 codes for MHSDAEDSSDDIEDVSLFDADDDVSRRSKKSKIRHPVASFFHLFFRVSAIVVYLLCELLTSSFIACMVTIILLLSCDFWAVKNVTGRLMVGLRWWNQVDDDGRSHWVFEARKVSAQGGKTSSEAESRIFWLGLITCPMIWVIFAFSALFSFKVKWLAVVVMGVVLQGANLYGYVRCKVGSRKNLTSMATSYLGKQFLRQTVATEDQAAS; via the exons ATGCATTCTGATGCTGAG GACAGCAGTGATGACATTGAAGATGTGTCTCTCTTTGATGCAGATGATGATGTATCCAGGAGATCCAAAAAGTCAAAAATAAG GCACCCAGTGGCATCATTTTTCCACTTATTCTTCCGAGTCAGTGCCATTGTTGTTTACCTGCTCTGTGAGCTCTTAACCAGCAGCTTCATTGCCTGCATGGTGAccatcatcctcctcctgtCCTGTGACTTCTGGGCTGTAAAG AACGTCACAGGGCGCCTCATGGTTGGCCTTCGCTGGTGGAACCAGGTGGATGATGATGGCAGGAGTCACTGGGTGTTTGAGGCCAGGAAG GTGTCAGCACAAGGGGGTAAAACCTCATCAGAAGCAGAGTCCCGAATTTTCTGGCTGGGCCTGATCACCTGCCCTATGATCTGGGTGATCTTTGCCTTCAGTGCTCTCTTCTCTTTCAAAGTGAAGTGGTTG GCAGTGGTGGTGATGGGGgtggtgctgcagggagccaACCTCTATGGCTACGTCAGGTGTAAGGTTGGCAGCAGGAAGAACCTGACCAGCATGGCAACCAGCTACCTGGGGAAGCAGTTCCTGCGGCAG ACCGTGGCTACAGAGGACCAAGCAGCATCCTGA
- the LOC135284238 gene encoding Golgi apparatus membrane protein TVP23 homolog B-like isoform X1, which produces MDSSDDIEDVSLFDADDDVSRRSKKSKIRHPVASFFHLFFRVSAIVVYLLCELLTSSFIACMVTIILLLSCDFWAVKNVTGRLMVGLRWWNQVDDDGRSHWVFEARKVSAQGGKTSSEAESRIFWLGLITCPMIWVIFAFSALFSFKVKWLAVVVMGVVLQGANLYGYVRCKVGSRKNLTSMATSYLGKQFLRQTVATEDQAAS; this is translated from the exons ATG GACAGCAGTGATGACATTGAAGATGTGTCTCTCTTTGATGCAGATGATGATGTATCCAGGAGATCCAAAAAGTCAAAAATAAG GCACCCAGTGGCATCATTTTTCCACTTATTCTTCCGAGTCAGTGCCATTGTTGTTTACCTGCTCTGTGAGCTCTTAACCAGCAGCTTCATTGCCTGCATGGTGAccatcatcctcctcctgtCCTGTGACTTCTGGGCTGTAAAG AACGTCACAGGGCGCCTCATGGTTGGCCTTCGCTGGTGGAACCAGGTGGATGATGATGGCAGGAGTCACTGGGTGTTTGAGGCCAGGAAG GTGTCAGCACAAGGGGGTAAAACCTCATCAGAAGCAGAGTCCCGAATTTTCTGGCTGGGCCTGATCACCTGCCCTATGATCTGGGTGATCTTTGCCTTCAGTGCTCTCTTCTCTTTCAAAGTGAAGTGGTTG GCAGTGGTGGTGATGGGGgtggtgctgcagggagccaACCTCTATGGCTACGTCAGGTGTAAGGTTGGCAGCAGGAAGAACCTGACCAGCATGGCAACCAGCTACCTGGGGAAGCAGTTCCTGCGGCAG ACCGTGGCTACAGAGGACCAAGCAGCATCCTGA